In the genome of Budorcas taxicolor isolate Tak-1 chromosome 23, Takin1.1, whole genome shotgun sequence, one region contains:
- the LOC128067972 gene encoding LOW QUALITY PROTEIN: ribosome biogenesis regulatory protein homolog (The sequence of the model RefSeq protein was modified relative to this genomic sequence to represent the inferred CDS: inserted 1 base in 1 codon; deleted 1 base in 1 codon): MEGQSVEELLAKAERDEAEXLQRITVQKELELEFDLGNLLASDRNPPTGLRHAGPTQEAELRALARDNTQLLINQLWQLPTERVEEALVARLPEPSTRLPREKPVPRPRPLTRWQQFARLKGIRPKKKTNLVWDEGSGQWRRRWGYQRARDDTKEWLIEVPGNADPMEDQFAKRIQAKKERVAKNELNRLRNLARAHKMQLPSAAGMHPAGHQSKEELGRAMQVAKVSTASLGRFQERLPKEKAPRGSGKKRKFQPLFGDFAAERKSQLEMLRVMNSKKPQLDITRATNKQMREKDQEEAAKRRKMSQKGKRKGGRQGPGGKRKGGPPSQGGKRKGGLGGKMNSGPPGLSGKRKGGQHQGGKRRK, from the exons ATGGAGGGCCAGAGCGTGGAGGAGCTGCTGGCAAAGGCGGAGCGGGACGAGGCAG AACTACAGCGCATCACGGTGCAGAAGGAATTGGAGCTGGAGTTCGACCTGGGTAATTTGCTGGCCTCTGACCGGAACCCCCCGACCGGGCTGCGGCACGCGGGACCCACACAGGAGGCCGAGCTGAGGGCCCTGGCGCGGGACAACACGCAGCTGCTCATCAACCAGCTGTGGCAGCTGCCTACCGAGCGCGTGGAGGAGGCGCTGGTGGCACGGCTGCCGGAACCCAGCACTCGTCTGCCGCGCGAGAAGCCGGTGCCCCGGCCGCGGCCGCTTACTCGCTGGCAGCAGTTTGCGCGCCTCAAGGGTATCCGTCCCAAGAAGAAAACCAATCTGGTGTGGGACGAGGGGAGCGGCCAGTGGCGCCGCCGCTGGGGCTACCAGCGCGCCCGCGACGACACCAAGGAGTGGCTGATCGAGGTGCCGGGCAATGCCGACCCCATGGAGGACCAGTTCGCCAAGCGGATTCAGGCGAAGAAGGAACGGGTGGCCAAGAACGAACTGAACCGGCTGCGTAACCTGGCCCGCGCGCACAAGATGCAGCTGCCCAGCGCGGCCGGCATGCACCCTGCTGGACACCAGAGTAAGGAGGAGCTGGGCCGCGCCATGCAGGTGGCCAAGGTCTCCACTGCCTCTCTG GGGCGCTTCCAGGAGCGCCTGCCCAAGGAGAAGGCTCCCAGGGGCTCTGGCAAGAAGAGGAAGTTTCAGCCTCTTTTCGGGGACTTTGCGGCCGAGAGAAAGAGCCAGTTGGAGATGCTGCGAGTGATGAACAGCAAAAAGCCTCAGTTGGACATTACGAGGGCCACCAATAAGCAGATGAGAGAGAAGGACCAGGAGGAGGCGGCTAAGCGGAGGAAAATGAGTCAGAAGGGCAAGAGAAAGGGGGGCCGACAGGGTCCCGGGGGTAAGAGGAAAGGGGGCCCGCCCAGCcaaggagggaagaggaaagggggTTTGGGAGGCAAGATGAATTCCGGACCTCCCGGCCTGAGTGGCAAGAGAAAAGGGGGGCAACACcaaggaggaaagaggaggaagtaA